Proteins found in one Allorhizobium pseudoryzae genomic segment:
- a CDS encoding acyl carrier protein yields MTYYSAIREFIAENFLFRADAAIDDSQSLLESGVMDSTGVLELIAFLETTYGITVADSEIVPANLDSVERVSVYLASKLKAA; encoded by the coding sequence ATGACCTATTATTCTGCGATTCGTGAATTCATTGCCGAAAACTTCCTATTTCGCGCCGATGCAGCCATCGATGACAGTCAGTCGCTGCTGGAGAGTGGCGTGATGGATTCGACCGGCGTTCTGGAACTCATTGCCTTTCTGGAAACGACCTACGGCATCACGGTGGCCGATAGCGAGATCGTGCCGGCCAATCTCGACAGCGTCGAACGCGTCTCGGTCTATCTCGCCTCGAAACTCAAAGCCGCCTGA
- the ppk2 gene encoding polyphosphate kinase 2, whose translation MTDAAKNRAVELEIGGKSRVFDIDDPKLPDWIADKALSSGGYPYDKKMDGDAYEAELKALQIELVKAQTHLHASGKRVMALFEGRDAAGKGGSIFAIRAYLNPRSARVVALTKPTETEAGQWYFQRYVTHFPTGGEIVLFDRSWYNRAGVEPVMGFCTPEQHKHFLAQAPAFEQLIVDDGIHFFKFWLNIGREMQLKRFHDRRHDPLKVWKLSPMDIAALTKWDDYSKRRDQMLEKTHTKEAPWTVVRANDKRRARINIMRHILQSLDYDGKDKTAIGEIDGKILGFGPKAFD comes from the coding sequence ATGACCGACGCAGCGAAGAACCGGGCCGTGGAGCTCGAGATCGGCGGCAAGAGCCGCGTCTTCGACATCGACGATCCGAAGCTGCCGGACTGGATCGCCGACAAGGCGCTGTCGTCCGGCGGTTACCCTTACGACAAGAAAATGGATGGCGACGCCTACGAGGCGGAGCTGAAGGCACTGCAGATCGAACTGGTGAAGGCGCAGACCCATCTGCATGCGAGCGGAAAACGGGTGATGGCGCTGTTCGAGGGACGCGATGCAGCCGGCAAGGGCGGTTCGATCTTTGCCATCCGCGCCTATCTCAATCCCCGTTCGGCGCGCGTGGTGGCCCTGACCAAGCCGACGGAGACGGAAGCCGGGCAGTGGTATTTCCAGCGGTACGTCACGCATTTTCCGACCGGCGGCGAGATCGTGCTCTTCGACCGCTCCTGGTACAACCGCGCCGGCGTGGAGCCGGTGATGGGCTTCTGCACGCCGGAACAGCACAAGCATTTTCTCGCTCAGGCGCCGGCCTTCGAGCAGCTGATCGTGGATGACGGCATTCATTTCTTCAAGTTCTGGCTGAACATCGGCCGCGAGATGCAGCTGAAGCGCTTTCACGACCGCCGCCACGACCCGCTCAAGGTCTGGAAGCTTTCGCCGATGGACATTGCCGCGCTGACAAAATGGGACGACTATAGCAAGAGGCGCGACCAGATGCTGGAAAAGACGCACACCAAGGAGGCTCCCTGGACTGTGGTGCGGGCGAACGACAAACGCCGTGCCCGCATCAACATCATGCGCCATATCCTCCAGTCGCTGGACTACGATGGCAAGGACAAGACGGCGATCGGCGAGATCGACGGAAAAATCCTCGGTTTCGGACCGAAGGCCTTCGACTGA
- the pstB gene encoding phosphate ABC transporter ATP-binding protein PstB: protein MIDSKISARNVQVFYGEKHAIRDVNIEIRPRSVTAFIGPSGCGKSTFLRCINRMNDTIDSCRVEGNILIDNENIYDPKVDPVQLRAKVGMVFQKPNPFPKTIYENVAYGPRIHGLARKKSDLDEIVSSALQKAGLWNEVKDRLHESGTGLSGGQQQRLCIARAVAVSPEIILMDEPCSALDPIATAKVEELIHELRTNFTIVIVTHSMQQAARVSQRTAMFHLGLLVEENDTDKMFTNPDDQRTQDYIMGRFG, encoded by the coding sequence ATGATCGACTCGAAGATTTCCGCGCGCAACGTCCAGGTGTTTTATGGCGAAAAACATGCCATCCGGGACGTGAACATCGAGATCCGTCCGCGCTCCGTCACGGCCTTCATTGGGCCGTCCGGCTGTGGAAAGTCCACCTTCCTGCGCTGCATCAACCGCATGAACGACACGATCGACAGCTGCCGTGTGGAAGGCAACATCCTGATCGACAACGAGAACATCTACGATCCGAAGGTCGATCCGGTGCAGCTGCGCGCCAAGGTCGGCATGGTGTTCCAGAAGCCGAACCCGTTCCCGAAGACGATCTATGAGAACGTTGCCTACGGTCCGCGCATCCACGGCCTCGCCCGCAAGAAGTCGGATCTCGACGAAATCGTCTCGTCTGCTCTGCAGAAGGCGGGTCTCTGGAACGAAGTGAAGGATCGCCTGCATGAATCCGGCACGGGTCTCTCCGGCGGCCAGCAGCAGCGCCTGTGCATCGCCCGGGCGGTCGCCGTGTCGCCGGAAATCATCCTGATGGACGAACCCTGCTCGGCGCTCGATCCGATCGCGACGGCCAAGGTCGAGGAACTGATCCACGAACTGCGCACCAACTTCACCATCGTCATCGTCACGCATTCCATGCAGCAGGCGGCGCGTGTGTCCCAGCGCACGGCTATGTTCCACCTCGGCCTGCTGGTCGAAGAGAACGACACCGACAAGATGTTCACCAACCCGGATGATCAGCGCACGCAGGATTACATCATGGGTCGCTTCGGCTGA
- the phoR gene encoding phosphate regulon sensor histidine kinase PhoR: MASEERRETAREKLRRGWLVVAAATLLAVLALGAEINPLFVVAGWLLMFLSLLLSPSLPGGETSVPPPPALAPPHDPLADLAAAYAALDLPVIVMGGDGHVLFQNAAAEKAFDVMQPGTHLSARLRSPGILDMVRETMATGQSNQIEHSERHPSERVFILRIAPVDLPGQEGARSTPYFALAAKDISELRRIDRMRSDFVANASHELRTPLASLRGFIETLQGPAKGDLGAQERFLGIMLDQATRMSRLVDDLLSLSRLELKAHIAPIQRVDLVPLVGHVRDSLLPLAHDLGVEIRMHLPESKVEVTGDRDELVQVIENLVENACKYGQDGKIVDVYLRQDDASRPVELSVVDRGPGIPAEHVPRLTERFYRVSVADSRSKKGTGLGLAIVKHILTRHRARLIVKSELGKGTDFTVRF, translated from the coding sequence ATGGCGAGCGAAGAGCGGCGGGAAACAGCGCGCGAAAAGCTGAGACGGGGCTGGCTGGTGGTTGCCGCGGCAACCCTTCTCGCGGTCCTGGCGCTGGGGGCGGAGATCAACCCGCTCTTCGTTGTCGCCGGCTGGCTGCTGATGTTTTTGTCGCTGCTGCTGTCTCCCTCATTGCCGGGCGGCGAAACATCCGTGCCGCCGCCGCCGGCCCTTGCCCCGCCGCACGATCCGTTAGCCGATCTGGCGGCGGCCTATGCAGCGCTCGACCTGCCGGTCATCGTGATGGGCGGGGATGGCCACGTGCTGTTCCAGAATGCCGCCGCCGAAAAGGCCTTCGACGTGATGCAGCCCGGCACGCACCTGTCGGCACGCCTGCGTTCTCCCGGCATTCTCGACATGGTGCGGGAAACCATGGCCACCGGCCAGAGCAACCAGATCGAACATTCCGAGCGCCACCCGTCCGAACGGGTCTTCATCCTGCGCATCGCCCCGGTGGATCTGCCGGGGCAGGAGGGTGCCCGCAGCACGCCCTATTTCGCCTTGGCCGCCAAGGACATTTCCGAACTGCGCCGCATCGACCGCATGCGCTCGGACTTCGTTGCCAATGCCAGCCACGAACTGCGCACGCCGCTCGCCTCGCTGCGCGGGTTCATCGAAACCCTGCAAGGCCCCGCCAAGGGGGATCTTGGCGCGCAGGAACGTTTCCTCGGCATCATGCTCGACCAGGCAACCCGCATGAGCCGGCTGGTGGATGATCTTCTGTCGCTCTCGCGGCTGGAACTGAAGGCGCATATCGCACCCATACAGCGGGTCGATCTCGTGCCGCTCGTCGGCCATGTCCGGGATTCCCTGCTGCCGCTCGCCCATGATCTCGGCGTCGAGATCCGCATGCATCTGCCCGAAAGCAAGGTGGAAGTGACAGGGGACCGGGATGAACTCGTGCAGGTCATAGAGAACCTGGTGGAGAATGCCTGCAAATACGGCCAGGACGGCAAGATCGTCGATGTCTATCTGCGTCAGGACGATGCGTCGCGGCCGGTGGAACTCAGCGTGGTGGATCGTGGCCCGGGCATCCCGGCAGAACACGTGCCGCGCCTGACCGAGCGTTTCTATCGTGTCAGTGTGGCCGATAGCCGCTCGAAAAAGGGCACCGGCCTCGGGCTTGCCATTGTCAAGCATATCCTCACACGTCACCGTGCCCGGCTGATCGTCAAATCCGAACTGGGCAAGGGCACGGACTTTACCGTCAGATTTTGA
- the phoB gene encoding phosphate regulon transcriptional regulator PhoB, translating into MLPKIAVVEDEEALSVLLRYNLEAEGYEVETILRGDEAEIRLQERLPDLLILDWMLPGVSGIELCRRLRMRPETERLPIIMLTARGEESERVRGLATGADDYVVKPFSTPELMARVKAMLRRARPEVLSSVLRCGDIELDRETHRVHRKSREVRLGPTEFRLLEFLMASPGRVFSRSQLLDGVWGHDIYVDERTVDVHVGRLRKALNFSNMQDVIRTVRGAGYSMEA; encoded by the coding sequence ATGCTGCCGAAAATTGCGGTTGTTGAGGATGAAGAAGCGCTGAGCGTGCTTCTTCGCTATAACCTCGAGGCCGAGGGGTATGAGGTGGAAACCATCCTGCGCGGTGACGAGGCGGAAATCCGCCTGCAGGAGCGGCTGCCGGATCTCCTGATCCTCGACTGGATGTTGCCCGGCGTATCCGGCATCGAGCTTTGCCGCCGCCTGCGGATGCGCCCGGAAACCGAGCGCCTGCCGATCATCATGCTGACGGCGCGTGGTGAGGAGAGCGAACGCGTGCGCGGTCTGGCAACCGGTGCCGACGATTATGTCGTCAAACCCTTCTCGACGCCGGAACTGATGGCGCGGGTGAAAGCGATGTTGCGAAGGGCCCGGCCGGAGGTGCTCTCCTCGGTTCTGCGCTGCGGCGATATCGAACTCGATCGCGAAACGCATCGCGTCCACCGCAAGAGCCGCGAGGTGCGTCTGGGGCCGACCGAATTCCGGCTGCTGGAATTCCTGATGGCCTCGCCCGGTCGCGTCTTTTCCCGCTCGCAACTGCTCGATGGTGTCTGGGGCCACGACATCTACGTGGACGAACGCACCGTCGATGTGCATGTCGGACGGCTGCGCAAGGCGCTGAACTTTTCCAACATGCAGGATGTCATCCGCACCGTCCGCGGTGCCGGTTATTCCATGGAAGCGTGA
- the pstA gene encoding phosphate ABC transporter permease PstA — protein sequence MTDMTVSSGAPQAPAQFKSLLTLDERTRRRNASERRFRILGLVGVTIGIVALVFLLGSILTNGISSFQQTYIRLDVFLDPARLDKAGKRDPAEIAKLTTFSYAPLIEKSLADAMAAKGVQGEGITVKAASELISKEAAADLRRYVLADPSAIGKTVSFDLLASGRIDGYYKGRVTMDSAQLDRNISPQQLMLADRLKSAGILTTHFNWAFFTAPDASDTRPEAAGLGVAILGSAYMMIIVLVLSLPLGVAASIYLEEFAPQNRWTDLIEVNIANLAAVPSVVFGILGLAAFINFAGLPQSAPVVGGLVLTLMTLPTIIIATRAAFKSVPPSIRDAALGVGASKMQAIFHHVLPLAMPGILTGTIIGLARALGETAPLLLIGMVAFVRDYPAGPPEGFFDPASALPVQVYNWTQRGDPAFIERASGAIIVLLVFLILMNLSAIILRRRYERRW from the coding sequence ATGACCGACATGACTGTTTCATCCGGCGCGCCTCAGGCGCCTGCTCAATTCAAGTCCCTGCTGACCCTCGATGAGCGGACCCGTCGTCGCAATGCCTCCGAACGGCGCTTCCGGATCCTGGGTCTGGTGGGTGTGACGATCGGCATCGTGGCGCTCGTCTTCCTGCTGGGTTCCATCCTGACGAACGGGATTTCGTCCTTCCAGCAAACCTATATTCGGCTGGACGTGTTCCTGGATCCGGCTCGCCTGGACAAGGCAGGCAAGCGTGATCCGGCTGAAATCGCCAAGCTGACGACGTTCAGCTACGCGCCGCTGATCGAAAAGTCGCTTGCCGATGCCATGGCCGCCAAGGGCGTGCAGGGCGAAGGCATCACCGTCAAGGCGGCTTCCGAGCTGATTTCGAAAGAAGCGGCCGCAGATCTTCGCCGCTACGTGCTGGCCGATCCTTCGGCGATCGGCAAGACGGTCAGCTTTGATCTGCTCGCGAGCGGCCGCATCGACGGCTATTACAAAGGCCGCGTGACGATGGACAGCGCGCAGCTCGACCGCAACATCTCGCCGCAGCAGCTGATGCTGGCCGACCGGCTGAAATCCGCCGGCATCCTGACCACGCATTTCAACTGGGCCTTCTTCACGGCGCCGGATGCCTCCGATACACGTCCGGAAGCGGCCGGCCTCGGCGTGGCGATCCTCGGTTCGGCCTACATGATGATCATCGTGCTGGTCCTGTCCCTGCCGCTCGGTGTCGCCGCCTCGATCTACCTTGAAGAATTTGCCCCGCAAAATCGCTGGACCGATCTGATCGAGGTCAACATCGCCAACCTGGCGGCTGTACCTTCCGTCGTCTTTGGTATTCTCGGTCTGGCCGCCTTCATCAACTTTGCCGGTCTTCCGCAGTCGGCACCGGTGGTGGGTGGCCTCGTTCTGACGCTGATGACCCTGCCGACGATCATCATCGCGACGCGTGCCGCCTTCAAGTCGGTTCCGCCCTCCATCCGTGATGCTGCGCTCGGCGTCGGGGCCTCCAAGATGCAGGCGATCTTCCATCACGTCCTGCCGCTCGCGATGCCCGGCATCCTGACCGGCACGATCATCGGCCTGGCCCGTGCGCTCGGCGAAACCGCGCCGCTCCTGCTCATCGGCATGGTGGCCTTCGTGCGCGACTATCCGGCCGGTCCGCCGGAAGGTTTCTTCGATCCGGCCTCCGCTCTTCCTGTCCAGGTCTACAACTGGACCCAGCGCGGCGATCCGGCCTTCATCGAACGGGCCTCGGGTGCGATTATCGTCCTGTTGGTGTTCCTGATCCTGATGAATTTGTCCGCCATCATCTTGCGTCGCCGCTATGAGCGTCGTTGGTAG
- a CDS encoding class I adenylate-forming enzyme family protein yields MRIEPYLSRQAEIRPEAVAVVSGNRRMTYGDLANDVALCAAGLSALGTGRGDRVILILDNTAEAVIAFFAVWQIGAVACPLHPSIKAEKLADILTRTMPTAVILHAKAGRMVELACERSTTSPVLILSDVDAADVCKGIPLSTLPSHPVADTPTPALEEQDLALLIHTSGSTGSPKGVMLTHRNLDFACRTVCDYLGNEAEDVVLSVLPLSFGYGITQMVTMMMTGGTLVLERSFAFPRAILERLAEERVTGFPLVPAMAGLITAMQDLQPGFLPHLRYITSAAAAMPPVTTAALHRLLPGAELFLMYGQTECIRTSYLPPDRAAREPLSVGLALPGTEVAIIREDGQPACRGETGELQVSGPHVMAGYWMDAVATERAIVMRDGKRWLKSGDLFRQDADGLLYYVARQDDIIKTRGEKVSPQEVERVLYALPGVLEAAVEGVPDPLFGQVVKAHVVAAPGVALTERMVRQHCAEHLEDFMVPKLVEFRDTLPKTSTGKIRLSLAQPVSEDTEGHVA; encoded by the coding sequence ATGCGTATCGAGCCTTATCTTTCCCGCCAGGCCGAGATCCGGCCGGAGGCGGTTGCCGTGGTATCCGGCAACCGGCGGATGACCTATGGCGACCTGGCGAACGATGTGGCGTTGTGTGCCGCCGGGCTTTCCGCGCTCGGCACCGGGCGGGGTGACCGGGTCATCCTCATCCTGGACAATACCGCAGAGGCAGTCATCGCCTTTTTCGCCGTCTGGCAGATCGGCGCGGTGGCCTGCCCGCTGCATCCTTCGATCAAGGCGGAGAAGCTCGCTGATATTCTGACGCGCACGATGCCGACGGCGGTGATCCTGCACGCCAAAGCGGGGCGGATGGTCGAGCTTGCCTGCGAACGATCGACCACCTCTCCCGTCCTCATCCTGTCGGATGTCGATGCGGCTGACGTTTGCAAGGGCATCCCGCTTTCCACGCTTCCCTCCCATCCCGTTGCGGACACGCCTACCCCGGCGCTCGAGGAGCAGGATCTCGCTCTGCTAATCCACACCTCCGGCTCCACCGGCAGCCCGAAGGGGGTGATGCTGACGCACCGGAACCTTGATTTTGCCTGCCGCACGGTCTGTGACTACCTCGGCAACGAGGCTGAGGACGTGGTGCTGAGCGTTCTTCCCCTCTCCTTCGGTTACGGCATCACGCAGATGGTGACGATGATGATGACGGGCGGCACCCTGGTGCTGGAGCGCAGCTTTGCCTTTCCGCGCGCCATCCTGGAGCGGCTTGCCGAAGAGCGGGTGACCGGCTTTCCGCTCGTGCCGGCCATGGCCGGCCTGATCACCGCCATGCAGGACCTGCAGCCGGGCTTCCTGCCGCATCTGCGCTATATCACCAGTGCGGCGGCGGCCATGCCGCCGGTAACGACAGCCGCGCTGCACCGGCTTTTGCCGGGCGCGGAGCTTTTCCTGATGTACGGGCAGACGGAGTGCATCCGCACCAGCTACCTGCCGCCGGACCGGGCCGCGCGCGAGCCGCTTTCGGTCGGCCTGGCCCTGCCGGGCACCGAGGTCGCGATCATCCGGGAAGACGGCCAGCCGGCGTGCAGGGGCGAAACCGGAGAGCTCCAGGTCAGCGGCCCGCATGTGATGGCCGGCTACTGGATGGATGCGGTGGCGACGGAACGCGCCATCGTGATGCGCGACGGCAAACGCTGGCTCAAGTCCGGCGATCTGTTCCGCCAGGACGCGGACGGTCTTTTGTATTACGTCGCACGCCAGGACGACATCATCAAGACCCGCGGCGAGAAGGTGAGCCCGCAGGAGGTGGAGCGTGTGCTCTACGCACTGCCGGGTGTGCTGGAGGCCGCGGTGGAAGGGGTGCCCGATCCGCTGTTCGGCCAGGTGGTGAAGGCGCATGTGGTGGCAGCGCCCGGTGTGGCGCTGACCGAGCGGATGGTGCGGCAGCACTGCGCAGAACATCTCGAGGATTTCATGGTGCCGAAACTCGTCGAGTTTCGCGACACCCTGCCGAAGACGAGCACGGGCAAGATCCGGCTCTCGCTGGCTCAACCGGTTTCCGAAGACACGGAAGGACACGTCGCATGA
- the pstC gene encoding phosphate ABC transporter permease subunit PstC, with amino-acid sequence MSVGVIILVVLVLAALGYVFGRQRAMAVSQESGIKLHSLPSYYGQMVGLFAAVPAFAALVLWLLIQPVIIERSVSDMIPDSAIPEGGARSLVMSDVRRIAGGLDAVLARGGAGEAEIDRLAANPTEIRVRLAEVGIPLVGDVPVAVFEAARTYRSMTETGNLLKAGVVIALAVVLAGLAYRSIEPRMRARNVSETFIKWLLIASSLVAILTTVGIVLSLVFETISFFKIYPARDFFFSTVWNPQFRGGSDLGILPLLWGTFYVSFIALLVAVPIGLMIAIYLSEYASKSLRSFAKPAIEMLAGIPTIVYGLFALVTIGPFLRDYFAQPLGLGSSSSSVLTAGLVMGIMIIPFVSSLSDDIINAVPQALRDGSYGLGATQSETIKKVVMPAALPGIVGAILLAASRAIGETMIVVLGAGAAAKLDLNPFEAMTTVTVKIVSQLTGDTEFASPETLVAFALGLTLFTFTLALNVLALYIVRKYREQYE; translated from the coding sequence ATGAGCGTTGGCGTCATTATTCTCGTTGTCCTGGTGCTCGCGGCACTGGGTTATGTCTTCGGCAGGCAGCGAGCTATGGCCGTCTCTCAAGAGAGCGGCATCAAATTGCATTCTCTTCCCAGCTATTACGGCCAGATGGTCGGCCTCTTTGCCGCCGTTCCGGCCTTTGCCGCTCTGGTGCTCTGGCTCCTCATCCAGCCGGTGATCATTGAGCGCAGCGTCAGCGACATGATCCCGGACAGTGCCATTCCGGAAGGTGGTGCGCGCAGTCTCGTCATGTCCGACGTGCGCCGTATCGCCGGCGGTCTTGATGCCGTTCTGGCACGCGGTGGTGCCGGTGAAGCCGAAATCGACCGTCTTGCCGCCAATCCCACCGAAATCCGCGTGCGTCTGGCGGAGGTCGGTATTCCGCTTGTCGGTGATGTGCCGGTTGCCGTTTTCGAGGCGGCCCGTACCTACCGCTCCATGACGGAGACCGGCAATCTGCTGAAGGCCGGTGTCGTCATCGCACTTGCCGTCGTTCTGGCGGGCCTTGCCTATCGCAGCATCGAACCGCGCATGCGCGCTCGCAATGTCAGCGAAACCTTCATCAAGTGGCTGCTGATCGCCTCGTCGCTGGTTGCGATCCTGACGACCGTGGGCATCGTGCTGTCCCTGGTCTTCGAAACGATCTCCTTCTTCAAGATCTACCCGGCGCGGGATTTCTTCTTCTCGACGGTCTGGAACCCGCAATTCCGCGGCGGTTCCGACCTCGGTATCCTGCCGCTTCTCTGGGGCACCTTCTACGTTTCCTTCATCGCGCTCCTGGTCGCCGTGCCGATCGGGCTGATGATTGCGATCTACCTGTCGGAATATGCCAGCAAGTCGCTGCGTAGCTTCGCCAAGCCGGCCATCGAGATGCTCGCGGGCATTCCGACGATCGTCTACGGTCTCTTTGCGCTGGTCACCATTGGTCCTTTCCTGCGCGATTATTTCGCCCAGCCACTCGGGCTCGGCTCGTCCTCTTCCTCGGTGCTGACGGCGGGCCTGGTCATGGGCATCATGATCATCCCCTTCGTTTCGTCCCTGTCTGATGACATCATCAATGCCGTACCGCAGGCCCTGCGCGATGGTTCCTACGGCCTGGGCGCCACGCAGTCGGAAACCATCAAGAAGGTCGTGATGCCGGCGGCACTGCCGGGCATCGTCGGCGCCATCCTTCTGGCGGCAAGCCGTGCCATCGGCGAGACGATGATCGTCGTGCTGGGCGCCGGTGCGGCAGCTAAGCTGGACCTCAACCCCTTCGAGGCCATGACGACCGTGACCGTCAAGATCGTCAGCCAGCTGACGGGTGATACGGAGTTTGCCAGCCCCGAAACGCTCGTCGCCTTCGCGCTTGGCCTGACGCTCTTTACCTTTACCCTCGCCCTCAACGTGCTGGCCCTTTACATCGTACGCAAATATCGGGAGCAGTACGAATGA
- the phoU gene encoding phosphate signaling complex protein PhoU, with protein MSPSHILSAYDEDLKYLNRRISEMGGLAEQMCGDAVRALVNSDGALAQKVISDDVILDTAEREIQEKAIITIARRQPVAGDLREIIGVLRIASDLERVGDLGKNTAKRVIAVQGTGVPRKLARGLEHLSDLALVQLKEVLDVFSNRSVQKAEAIRLRDEEIDAMYTSLFRELLTYMMEDPRNITTCTHLLFCAKNIERIGDHATNIAETIYYIATGAAPEGERPKDDTSNTLGAVAE; from the coding sequence ATGTCCCCCAGCCATATTCTCTCGGCCTATGACGAAGACCTGAAATACCTGAACCGCCGCATCTCCGAAATGGGCGGCCTTGCCGAACAGATGTGCGGCGATGCCGTTCGCGCGCTCGTCAATTCCGATGGTGCACTTGCCCAGAAGGTCATCTCCGACGACGTGATCCTCGATACCGCCGAGCGCGAGATCCAGGAGAAGGCCATCATCACGATCGCCCGCCGCCAGCCGGTGGCCGGAGACCTGCGCGAAATCATCGGCGTGCTGCGCATCGCCTCCGACCTGGAACGCGTCGGCGACCTCGGCAAGAACACTGCCAAGCGCGTGATCGCCGTTCAGGGCACCGGCGTGCCGCGCAAGCTCGCACGCGGTTTGGAACATCTCTCCGATCTGGCCCTCGTCCAGCTCAAGGAAGTGCTCGACGTCTTCTCCAACCGCTCGGTGCAGAAGGCGGAAGCCATCCGCCTGCGCGATGAAGAGATCGACGCGATGTACACCTCGCTGTTCCGCGAACTCCTCACCTACATGATGGAAGATCCGCGCAACATCACCACCTGCACCCATCTCCTCTTCTGCGCCAAGAACATCGAGCGCATCGGCGACCATGCCACCAATATTGCCGAGACGATCTATTACATCGCAACTGGCGCTGCCCCCGAAGGCGAACGCCCGAAGGACGACACGTCGAACACGCTGGGCGCAGTGGCAGAGTAA
- a CDS encoding GcrA family cell cycle regulator, whose protein sequence is MNWDDERVERLKRLWAEGLSASQIAAQLGGVSRNAVIGKVHRLCLPGRVKAGGNAQQNRTQKRTTPAPRPTTYNARPTAATAPGAATRTVTRSVGATMVKEEIELTILETQEPVTTTNVIVPMARRLALTELTERTCKWPVGDPLKDDFHFCGAESGESSPYCKYHARLAYQPVNERRRAANAVARG, encoded by the coding sequence ATGAATTGGGATGACGAACGCGTCGAACGACTGAAAAGGTTGTGGGCGGAAGGACTGAGCGCGAGCCAGATTGCCGCGCAACTGGGCGGCGTGAGCCGCAACGCGGTCATCGGCAAGGTGCACCGGCTGTGCCTTCCGGGACGTGTGAAGGCAGGCGGAAACGCCCAGCAGAACCGGACGCAGAAGCGCACCACCCCTGCACCGCGCCCCACCACCTACAATGCCCGCCCGACGGCGGCGACGGCCCCTGGCGCGGCCACGCGCACGGTGACCCGCTCTGTCGGCGCCACGATGGTGAAGGAAGAGATCGAACTCACCATTCTCGAAACGCAGGAACCGGTCACCACGACGAACGTCATCGTTCCGATGGCACGCCGCCTGGCGCTGACGGAACTGACGGAGCGCACCTGCAAGTGGCCGGTCGGCGACCCGCTGAAGGACGATTTCCACTTCTGCGGCGCAGAATCCGGCGAAAGCTCGCCCTACTGCAAATACCACGCCCGCCTGGCCTACCAGCCGGTGAACGAGCGCCGCCGCGCCGCCAATGCGGTCGCCCGCGGCTGA
- a CDS encoding substrate-binding domain-containing protein has translation MNIVKLSAAALVASVAFTGVAVARDQIQIAGSSTVLPYASIVAEAFGENFQHPTPVVEGGGSGAGRKKLCEGVGENTIDIANSSSRISKSDIETCAKNGVKDIQEVRIGYDGIVFASDINGPKFAFTQADWHNAIAAKVLKDGKLVENPNKTWKDVRADLPDQPILAFIPGTKHGTREVFDEKVIIDGCKENGTYEAQLAANNNDKAAATKACGAIRTDGVSVDIDGDYPETLARIAANKNGIGVFGLSFYQNNTDKLQVATMAGVTPSVETIAAGKYPVSRPLYFYVKNAHLDVIPGMQEYVEFFVSDEMAGPNGPLAAYGLVSDPELKKTQEAVKARTPMGPLN, from the coding sequence ATGAATATCGTGAAACTTTCCGCGGCTGCCCTGGTGGCGTCCGTCGCCTTCACCGGCGTTGCCGTTGCACGCGACCAGATCCAGATTGCCGGCTCTTCCACGGTTCTGCCCTACGCATCGATCGTCGCTGAAGCCTTCGGCGAAAACTTCCAGCATCCGACCCCGGTCGTTGAAGGCGGTGGTTCGGGCGCCGGCCGCAAGAAGCTCTGCGAAGGCGTGGGCGAAAACACGATCGATATTGCCAATTCCTCGTCGCGCATCAGCAAGTCTGACATCGAGACCTGCGCCAAGAACGGCGTGAAGGACATCCAGGAAGTGCGCATCGGTTACGATGGCATCGTGTTCGCGTCTGACATCAACGGCCCGAAGTTCGCCTTCACCCAGGCCGATTGGCACAATGCCATCGCTGCCAAGGTCCTGAAGGACGGCAAGCTCGTGGAAAACCCGAACAAAACCTGGAAGGACGTTCGCGCTGACCTGCCGGATCAGCCGATCCTCGCCTTCATCCCGGGCACCAAGCACGGCACCCGCGAAGTGTTCGATGAAAAGGTCATCATCGACGGCTGCAAGGAAAACGGCACCTACGAAGCCCAGCTGGCTGCCAACAACAACGACAAGGCTGCTGCCACCAAGGCTTGCGGCGCCATCCGCACCGACGGCGTTTCCGTTGACATCGACGGCGACTATCCGGAAACCCTGGCCCGCATCGCTGCCAACAAGAACGGCATCGGCGTTTTCGGTCTGTCCTTCTACCAGAACAACACCGACAAGCTGCAGGTCGCAACGATGGCTGGCGTGACACCGTCTGTCGAAACGATTGCCGCTGGCAAGTACCCGGTTTCCCGTCCGCTGTACTTCTACGTGAAGAACGCGCACCTCGACGTGATCCCGGGCATGCAGGAATATGTTGAGTTCTTCGTGTCGGACGAAATGGCCGGCCCGAACGGTCCGCTCGCTGCCTATGGTCTGGTGTCCGATCCGGAACTGAAGAAGACCCAGGAAGCCGTCAAGGCCCGCACGCCGATGGGCCCGCTCAACTAA